The Polyodon spathula isolate WHYD16114869_AA chromosome 21, ASM1765450v1, whole genome shotgun sequence genome contains the following window.
TCTGCAAAATCAGGTTTTCTGATGCGGATTAGGcctattgtaataataatttcaattaaaaaaaaaaaaaaaaaaaggtccggtacaatttaaacacaaattgcTGAACAAGACGCGTCAAAATACGTAACCAATGATACCAAAAGAAagcattgaatatttttttaaagcttcgtttatttttatttatttacttatttatttatttttggtcagcAACACTATATAATGGATTTATTTCATTCAGTTGCCACAAAGGTAGGTATTACATACACTACAGGGTGTGTAGACAAATTACGCTAGCCTTTTATTGATTTTAACGAAAGTCTAATTGTTTACTTAAATCTaaaaatgattataaaaatatatttcaattcgCGTGCAGCAAAACTACTTTTACCTGCGGAGCTTTGAGACCTTCACGTTTTCATGTTAAACGTGCTCCTATGTGAACGCTAGAGCGAGTGTCGTACAACAAATTTGGAATCGACCTTATATCTCTAGAAACATCGATGTTTTCCCACAATTTAAATAGTAAGATATATATGTGGGTTcccacaatttatatatatatatatatatatatatatatatatatctatatatatatatatatatatatgtgtgtgtgtgtgtgtgtgtgtgtatatatatatatatatatatatatatatatatatatatatatatatatatatatatatatatcattgctttttttgtggttttttttacagtttgtatttaatgtactatgctctgtatttcactgtatttaatgtattatgcactgttcCTCTCTGTCTCGTAAAGCgttctgtgatggtggtccactattaaaaTTTTAAGTTTTAGCATTATAAGTGTAACACATTACACAATTGAACAAGTACTATGCTTATacacatttgtatatttataacCGAGGCTTATTTCACATAACTAATATCTATTGCAAACTAAACAAGCAAAACCGGATCGTTCCCAGTCTCCTGTACTTCAGAATCTTCACAGTCTACGTGTGAAATTCGTAATCTAGGGGCCGGTTGTACTGAAGGGTCCAATCCTGCAGCGCTGATCATGAgctctacaccccctttcaaaatgttcatattttgttgccttatagcctgaaattaaaatgcattaaatagttttgggtttttttttttgcatttatctaaaaatcctaccccacaacttccaagtgaaaataaaactgtagaaaattaattaaaaataaaaactgaaatagcttggttggataagtgtccacccccttttaatagcaatcctaaattagctcaggtgtaaccaatcgccaagtggcctccacctgtgttaaaaggttagatagtaaatatgactttatatattttgtttaataacagaaatgtttttgaagttcataccgcatagttATGAAAGTATTTTTGACTCAGCTCTCTGTCTAGTTtactgactgctgcataatcaaGTTTATATTTCTGCCGTCATATTTGTCTTCATCGTCGaactgaatttgtttgaatttcaggcagtcagaaaacagtgacagtgacgcgtctttcttttgtagtatgttttgtaattcagtttctgttaagtcacagaatcactATTTAGCTGTTTTCTCTTGTTGCGAGGAGTGCAGGGGAAAAGGGTGTTGAAAAGGtgtgggactgacagtgatgtgaatcAATCACATgagactattgcccagtggtgtaaggatgttagggcaatagttcaatctgtTTTTGCTcgtatgatgaggttttaaccaatcataggccagaatttccaaccactgatttatatatatatatatatatatatatatatatatatatatatatatatatatatatatatatatatatatatatacatacacacacacacacacacacacacacacattagaggTCGGCCAGCTGGTAGAAAGTCTTTCAGGGTACTGTCCCATGAccctttactgttttttttttttagtgtaataATTACAAATTTTACACGTACTATGTACTATATGATATAGATACATGTATGTAAATTCAGGAAGTCTAGACACCTGTAAGACATTGGAACCTTGcttcaaacagaaaaataaataaataaataaataaataaataaataaataattattattattattattattattattattattattattattattattattattattattattatttcagtttaataatgttattaatgttaaatgtgcatcatgctgcaggattctttgcgacatatattggccatattccactgttgttgttgttgttggtggtggtgttgttaaCATGTCTGTTATGTTCAGTCTTAAAAACTTTTCAAGCAAAGTGTGTGGAACTTCTTTATCAAGCAGGAGAAaacggaatttgcaaactctgccaaggaaatatttaattcaagcacacttacttaatgtgctccacataattttatttgtattatttatttgcttatatccctaaaaataaataataatttaaaaaaaaaacatggtaaatttACTAGTGTTTTGTTGAGTCTCGACAGAGGCATGCTAACAACTGaattaaatagatagatatagtaCTTGTGTTTGGCATAGTATTGACCGTGAGGCACTGAGCCAGTGATAATTCTCTAAATTACATGGGGTGAGAATTAGGTTAGTGGGGTGATTCACGGGAGTGAATGTTAGCTGGGGGTGAGCATTAGGCTGTGACACCAGCTATGTTGTGCATAATTTGCAAagaactgtgtgtttgtgcagaagAAGGCATACAGGGGATAGGAGAAATGTTAAAGTTTCCACGTCCAAATGAAGCATGCAgtaacatgtacattttatatgAGGTTCCGTACGAAGAATTGCTAAGATTTGGTGACATAAAGAACAATTGAAAATGATGGGGTTTTTTTCTGCTCCATACTTACTGtcatcatttttttcagcacaatggCCGGAAACAAAGAACGTAGCTTCATTGCAATCAAACCCGATGGTGTCCAGAGGGGACTAATGGGTGACGTCATCAAACGTTTTGAGCAGAAAGGATTCAAACTGGTTGCAGCAAAGTTCCTGCAAGTATGTATTCTGGATTTTCTGTTGAGCACTCTTGGTAGCTGCATGTCCAGTTGTTTTAAGAATACACCATAATCTGAAGCCGTTGGTATAAAGGCCTCCACACACCAGACGTGATGTCATTTTTCACTGGACGTCGAGATACTTTCACAACGATATGCCTATACACACCAGATTGGAAAactgtaaaactataaaaaattgcTATTGCCAAAACTAttatcaagactggtacatattcgtcaacatgatatAATTATGAGTGAGGTATTTGGCAATAATTCATatataccaggcttatccagtgtcttcgaaatggactcctatatattacctttcaaattTGTCATAAAACTCTGAGTATTTTTCCACTGCAAGTATTATGTTTTCcactgtcattttggatacttcACCCTGTTGGACCACAtgtattgaagctgttctctgattggtcaattctcTAGCTGCCACCCgacaattgaaaaaaatagaCACCAATTTTTTTCGCATCAATTCAGTGTTGCCCTGTCGCATTGCATGCAGTGTAACCGGCTcatatcaaatgtttttttttttgttatgctgcGGTGCATCATACAACACATTCGCTCATCGCATTGCGTCTGGTGTGTAGAGGCCTTAAGGCATAATACCTAAGAACAGATGGTCATGTTAAAGCATTTGCATGCTAAAATAGTAGCACCCTTTTCACCTAAAAAGCTTCTAAAGAGTACAAGGGGGGTTTGCATTTGACTCTAGAATCCTTTATCTGTAATTCAAGGATGCAAAGTTTTGGGCTTGATCTATCATTTAACAATCCTGACTAATGTCCTTTTTATCCCTTCATTTGAAATGGTGTTTAGTTTACTGTAAACTTCAATACAAAACATGTGTTGCACTGGAGGAATCCATCTCCGATTGTGCTTTTGTCATTCCTATCCTTATAACTTCTTAACAATAGTAGCAATGATGGGCTTGCAAGTGGTGTTTTCCAACTATCTTCCACACCTTCCCGAAAAACATGTGGTGTGAAATCTACAAATGGTTCCACAAATCCAGGATTTGTCAAGCCGCTATGCAGGATAGTTTACATTGTCTTACTTTAGCAGTAGGTTTAGAATAGTAAGGTTGCTCTTTGATTACATTTTTGAGAGGGCTTATCTTGTTGTGATCAGATCCCTCAAGTATCAGCCTTTAAGTTTAAATGAACTGGTTGCGTGAACCTGTGTAATCCACTAAAACATTACATCTGTGttgcaactttttaaaaactttttacagCCTTACCACTGATTAAGTAGTTCAGTTATTAACAATTTATTTCAACAGGCTTCAGAAGAACTGTTGAAAGAGCACTACATTGAACTGAAGGACCAACCATTTTACAGTGGCCTGGTAAAATACACAAGCTCCGGACCACTTCTTGCTAtggtaattttgtgttttttttttaatttatttatctttttttaatacaaattcatGCCTTTCAACATTGTATGGATCATTAAGTTTCCTTCCTCTTTATAAAAATTACCTTCAAGGTTTGGGAAGGTCTTAATGTGGTGAAGACTGTTAGAGTAATGCTTGGTGAGACCGATCCAGCAGCCTCCAAGCCTGGCACCATCCGTGGTGACTTCTGCATGCAACTTGGCAGGTGAGTAACTGCATTGAAACCTTTCAGTCCAAACCCTCCTTAAACTGGCTCATTACAGATCTGCGAGTTGGTGCTTCAAGCACACTGGCTGTCAAACTGGGATGCCAGGGGGTAGAGAAATATGCTGTTTCGTGTgtttcacttttattttgctaaagataatatactttatttttttctgattattttaaGAAGTGGCCTCTCACTGTTTAAGAGACAGGCCTTCTAGTACTTGCTAAAAATTTTGGATCCATattcaaaattgtatttaaaaaaagggaagaGAGGTTCCCATAAAAAAAAGCTTCGGTATCTTTTCTGTACTGATTGTCACTCTGCTGTTCCAGAAATCTCATTCATGGCAGTGATGCTGTGGCCAGTGCTGAGAAAGAAATCAAGCTGTGGTTCAAACCTGAGGAGCTGGTGGACTACAAGAGCTGCGCTGAGAGCTATCTCTACGAGTAAACTGTCCCAGCCCTCCACTTCTGGTTGTCATGTCATTGTGGTGAATGTAATAGACCTGGAAGGAACATTTGTATTGGCGGTTTCCTGAAAGCAGAACACTTAATAAAATTATCAGCCCAAttctgtgaggttttttttttccttcactttTGGAGAACTAGGTTATAAGAGTCTGTGGTACCTGTTAAATAACCCTGAAAATGATTATGATGAGTCCTGTCAAAAGTACTTGGAAGAAACCAGTGccctgtttaaaagaaaaattggCCTCCATATGGCTACTGAATCCCTCTGTGGAAATTAATTTCTATCGATTGGTACTACATGCAAACAAAAAGAGGATTACAGTTGACACTTATGAATAGCAATGTACAATACAAAATCCCAGACAACCGCTTGTCCTGCAGTGAAATAGGAAAGTCTTAAAGGCAATCAGATTATTTTTAGAAATAGACAAAAGCTATCAGGTGATTTATACTGATTCTTTCATGTGCACTGTCCACAATCACATTTATAAAACGGTGGAGTTTCAATGTTACAAACACTACACTTAACTGACCTGCCAACCTAATGCACTACTAAAGGCCAGAAACAAGGCTCCAGGTAAACATGGCTCTCCTTTTTAGTTTTCTTGTAATTTCTCAGGAACACTTAACTCACAGTCCCATTTAAAACTTTTGAAAACTGTCAAATGTGTTTGAAACTTTGAGGTTCTATTGTAATGAAAAAGAGTTTTAGAAAATGCTGTCTTTATGCATTTACTGAGCTGACAAAAATATTCTGTGAATTACTTCTCTAGTTCGTCCATTAGCCATGTTTACAGTGTAATTACGACTAAACTACCTTTAGGAACTCAGTAAGAAAGATTACTGAGTTAAGCAGCTTTACCTCAGTTATCTTTATCTCTGCCAACAACAGGAGTCAACTGTTCTAAGAATAACATGTTTGATGTTGACTTAGTTTAGCTGTTGCATTATTTCAGTTTGCCTGAATTCAAGtttcagcaaaaaacaacaaattggaGACACCTTTAAAGCAAAATAAGCAGCTTCCCCTGGTAGAGAGAGATGAATTGGCCCTTTAGCATAAGAGCTCTGTCTTCTCTTCAGCATCATATTTATAGCACTTCTGTGAGTGTTTGTCGACTTAAATACTACCCCGACTTGGCTTTCTGCAGCCTTTTATATTCAACTGAAAGTAGATATCATAGAGTGAATCTCATCTATGTATttaaagggggggtggggggtgaacttataaaataatacatttagcaGGGTAAATGATCCATGTTAAAAATTGAAACCATACCTTGAAGTGACATCTGAATATAGGTTCATCTCGGTCTGGATCATGGAGCAGTAAGTTTCCGTGGACAATATTAGTAAAGGAATTTAACTGACAGAATAATTGAATCCAGTAGTGTACCACATGCAGACATTCTCAAAGCATGTGgaatatatcattttaatggcAATTTTATTGCATTTGACTGAGAATCATAATTGTACACTGGTGcacaaaatgtgaataaaaaaatgtcaatctATATATTGAGATAGGCAAGTGGTAAAAGGACAGCTTTGGCTGTAATTAGTTTGTAACTAGTAGACGGCTTTCTAATGCAGCTATGTTTTCCCCAGTATACACTATTTGTTCTTCAAATGAAACTGGCTACTGGCAGGCACCATGCAAGTGTTCCCTCTCTGTTCTGAATACATACCTTGTGCCGGTAAGTTTGGGGTATACCCCATTCTTATACACTGTACTGCAGTAATCAGCATACCATACAAAAAGGGtcatttgttttacttaattgTTGATACCTTCCAATGTTTAAAGTCCCAAAGGTATACAGTATAAGCTGTTCTTACCAGTCTTCTGCAGCAGACAAAGAAAAAACTGCTTTATGTAACATTGATAATAACAAGGCAGACTACAGGCTAAAAGTAGGCAAAATAAATGGAAATGCTTGTAGGAATTTGACAGGATATTGACACTTTCATGCAaagaaaaaacagtgttttttgtataaatcattttatttagtgTAAAAAAGTCTTTAGTTAATTATTTTCATACACAATTAATTGTAATGCTTTCCacacccatgtttttttttttttgcagtgtttataaaaaaaatggcatcAACATGTTTTTTTCCATAAAGAAGTGtgcttatttatatacattttcaaagaaatatgTTACCTTTGATTCACTGCACAAAGtaccaataaagaaaaatgaaataaaaaatacagaactgtaaacacacacacacacacacatatatatatatatatatatatatatatatatatatatatatatatatatatatatagtgcctataggaaatcatgatgcatttaaattgggaaatgaaaggaaaaaaaatcccatttaaatgtatgaagatttcaggttgtaacaaaacaaactgtgaaaacgtccaatgggggtgaatacttactataggcactgtatatgtcaATTCTGTAAAGGATGCATAAACCCCCATATGTAGCACTTTCCCACGTATTATATTAAATGATGACTGCCCGCTTCTGCACAGATACGCTGATTTCCGCACTAATAAAGCACACAAATACCCACTTAAACACAGATCAGATGATTTCTCACCCTAATACATTttgctaatgtactgtattaaatcaAATTATCGAAACACAAATTAATGGGAGTCTACTGTAATAGGTATGATCAAAATAAACGGTCATAAACACATTGTTGGTTTTTACAACATCCTTTTGGAAAACATGAAAGAATATGAAATCGAGTTTAAAACATGAGAAACAGGCTTTGTAGAGGCTCTGTTAAATCGGCCCTGAATAAAGGGGAGATGTTAGCAGGTTTCACTAGAAAACTAAACTTATCTGCGACAAGAAATGGACCACACGGTTCAAGGGAAGAAACAGGATGGACAAAGCTTGGATGTTTATCCCAAAGACCTTGACTTGTAACCACAGTTGCTCAAACAGGGAAGGGAAAAAGCATCTGTCTTGTATCATACAATAAGAAGTTTGTAAGCACTGTACACAGGTACACAGTAGCGGGGGTGTACCTGATTCCATGTCTGGTGAATATGTAATGACTTACATTCTATATAAGCTTATGTGAATTCATGTATCATCAGAACACTGACTCGTGCTTGTGAGAAGTGTCTCctgcataatgtaataaaattatgGCCCTATCAAAAGGATTTTTTACTATCTACTTTATTTTTACTCACATTACTTTTCAACATAAGTTGTTTTATGAAGCCTTTTCAACTTTGCATCCTATCTATAGTTATTTCCATGTGcactattaaacattttaaaacatagtttgCTCTTAATCCTTCAAAAGCATCCAACCATTTCCATAGGGTTGCAGTGCCCTGGCAGACACAGGCTGCCaagcaggactacaccctggacaggatgctAGTCCATTGGagtacatcacacacacagagggcaattttgaatgaccaatcaacctaaaCAGCATGTCTTTAGTCTGTGGGAGGAAgccagagtacccagagaaaactcATGCAGACACAGGGAGACCATGCaaaccacacacagacagacccctaggctggaattgaacccaggaccctagCACTGTGAGGGAGCAATGTTAACCAACACACCACCGTGCCGCCCTATCTGACCATGTCAAGCAgaataattaattatattgtaGCCTTAAAGGAACCTTGTTGACTGGACGGGGTCGGTCACACAAGGCAACACTTGAGAGAGCTGTTCCCATCTTGGTGCCGTCAATAAAAGCTGCTCGTGTGACCAAggtttaaaaacatctgtttcTGTCAAACTGTCATTGTTAATATCACCGATACTAGAACTATTAAtgtctcataaaccatttcagataCCAGCTTCATATTTTAAGTGTCAAGTGATCTCCTCTGGCAAAATCTAACAGTACGTTTTGAGCTGTG
Protein-coding sequences here:
- the LOC121296075 gene encoding nucleoside diphosphate kinase A-like gives rise to the protein MAGNKERSFIAIKPDGVQRGLMGDVIKRFEQKGFKLVAAKFLQASEELLKEHYIELKDQPFYSGLVKYTSSGPLLAMVWEGLNVVKTVRVMLGETDPAASKPGTIRGDFCMQLGRNLIHGSDAVASAEKEIKLWFKPEELVDYKSCAESYLYE